The following coding sequences lie in one Enterococcus sp. 9E7_DIV0242 genomic window:
- a CDS encoding FeoA family protein → MIALTGAELNKVYTVKMLDVSEDMKRHLNDLGLLVGTKIALVSYAKGNGIVVLHSSRLALDSAILKRIMVSEEMESEESWLSLDLLEVGERAKVISVYGKGAVRRRLMDMGLTRNAELLIRKRAPLGDPIEINLRGYELTLRKNEAELVLVKKEG, encoded by the coding sequence ATGATTGCTTTGACAGGCGCAGAGTTAAACAAGGTGTACACGGTAAAAATGTTGGATGTTTCAGAAGACATGAAGCGGCACTTGAATGATTTAGGTTTACTGGTTGGCACAAAGATAGCATTGGTGAGTTATGCTAAAGGAAACGGAATTGTTGTTTTACATAGCAGCAGATTGGCATTGGATAGTGCTATATTGAAGCGAATCATGGTCAGTGAGGAAATGGAGTCGGAAGAAAGTTGGTTGTCTTTAGACCTCTTAGAGGTTGGAGAACGAGCAAAGGTGATCAGTGTGTATGGTAAAGGAGCTGTCCGTCGTCGCCTGATGGACATGGGATTGACAAGAAATGCAGAGCTCTTGATTCGTAAACGTGCACCATTAGGCGATCCGATTGAGATCAATCTTAGAGGCTATGAATTGACCTTGAGAAAAAATGAAGCCGAACTGGTTCTGGTAAAGAAAGAGGGGTAA
- the nrdH gene encoding glutaredoxin-like protein NrdH has protein sequence MNVKIFSKNNCIQCNMAKRFLNENHIPYEEVNIDSQPEMIDWLKEQGFQSVPVITSDAATVVGFRPDQLKQLAN, from the coding sequence ATGAACGTAAAAATCTTTTCTAAAAATAATTGTATCCAATGCAACATGGCGAAGCGCTTTTTAAATGAAAATCACATTCCTTATGAGGAAGTAAATATCGATAGTCAGCCTGAAATGATCGACTGGTTGAAAGAGCAAGGCTTCCAAAGCGTGCCTGTCATTACTTCTGATGCAGCAACAGTTGTAGGATTCCGTCCTGACCAATTAAAACAATTGGCGAACTAA
- the nrdI gene encoding class Ib ribonucleoside-diphosphate reductase assembly flavoprotein NrdI, with amino-acid sequence MKIVYFSVTGQTRRFIKKLDLPAYEIEPANPFFEINEPFLLIVPTYDIEITEVVNDFLDHKNNKEYLRGVAGGGNRNFADLFVYTAKDIARDYHVPLVFSFEFSGTSEDVESFKKVVSEFESERN; translated from the coding sequence ATGAAAATTGTCTATTTTAGTGTAACCGGACAAACAAGACGCTTTATAAAAAAATTGGATTTGCCAGCTTATGAGATTGAGCCTGCGAATCCTTTTTTTGAGATAAATGAGCCGTTCCTCTTGATTGTTCCTACCTATGATATTGAAATCACAGAAGTCGTAAATGATTTTCTGGATCATAAAAATAATAAAGAGTACCTCCGTGGTGTAGCAGGCGGCGGCAACCGAAATTTTGCTGATCTGTTTGTCTATACAGCGAAAGATATTGCCAGAGATTACCATGTACCCCTTGTGTTCTCCTTTGAATTCAGCGGTACATCCGAAGATGTTGAATCCTTTAAGAAAGTAGTGAGTGAATTTGAGTCTGAAAGAAATTAA
- the nrdE gene encoding class 1b ribonucleoside-diphosphate reductase subunit alpha, producing MSLKEIKDVSYFKLNNEINRPVNGQIPLNKDQEALKAFFNENVLPNTKKFATATEKIHFLTENEYIEKPFIQKYSIAFIERLYQFLDEQNFQFKSFMATYKFYSQYALKNNAGTEYLETYEDRVAFNALYFADGNEELALTLADEMIHQRYQPATPSFLNAGRQRRGELVSCFLIQVTDDMNSIGRSINSALQLSRIGGGVGITLSNLREGGAPIKGYEGAASGVVPVMKLFEDSFSYSNQLGQRQGAGVVYLNVFHPDIEMFLSTKKENADEKIRVKTLSLGVLVPDKFYELARKNEDMYLFSPYSVEKEYGVPFSYIDITEEYDNLVANPNIRKKKIKARDLENEISKLQQESGYPYIVNIDTANKQNPIDGKIIMSNLCSEILQVQTPSVINGKQEYEVLGTDISCNLGSTNIVNLMESPDFGKSVRAMTRALTFVTDSSEIDVVPTIQNGNKLSHTIGLGAMGLHTFFAKNHMMYGSEESLDFTNIYFMLLNYWTLVESNNIAREYKKSFHNFEKSAYADGTYFDKYTDGSFTPQFDKVKELFGDIFIPTAEDWKQLRDAIMTDGLYHQNRLAVAPNGSISYINDTSASIHPITRMIEERQEKKIGKIYYPAAYLANDTIPYYTSAYDMDMRKVIDVYATAQQHVDQGMSLTLFMRSEIPEGLYEWKEGTKQTTRDLNILRHYAFHKGIKSIYYVRTFTEDSEEIGSNQCESCVI from the coding sequence TTGAGTCTGAAAGAAATTAAAGATGTCAGTTATTTCAAATTGAATAATGAAATCAATCGTCCGGTCAATGGACAGATTCCACTGAACAAGGACCAAGAAGCCTTGAAGGCTTTTTTTAATGAGAATGTTTTGCCTAATACAAAGAAATTTGCAACGGCTACAGAAAAAATACATTTTTTAACTGAAAATGAGTACATCGAAAAGCCATTTATCCAAAAATATTCTATTGCATTTATTGAACGTCTTTATCAATTTCTTGATGAACAAAATTTCCAATTTAAGTCTTTCATGGCTACCTATAAATTCTATTCTCAATATGCATTGAAAAATAATGCCGGAACAGAATACCTTGAAACCTATGAAGATCGTGTGGCATTCAATGCACTGTATTTTGCAGATGGAAACGAAGAATTGGCATTGACACTTGCTGATGAAATGATCCACCAACGCTACCAACCGGCAACACCTTCTTTCTTGAATGCGGGTAGACAACGTCGTGGTGAATTGGTTTCCTGTTTCTTGATCCAAGTAACAGATGACATGAACAGTATTGGTCGTTCGATCAACTCTGCATTGCAGCTTTCACGAATTGGAGGCGGTGTGGGTATCACACTTTCTAATTTGCGTGAAGGTGGCGCACCAATCAAAGGCTACGAAGGGGCAGCTAGTGGTGTGGTTCCTGTTATGAAGCTTTTTGAAGATAGCTTTAGTTATTCAAACCAGCTTGGGCAACGTCAAGGAGCCGGCGTGGTTTACTTGAATGTTTTCCATCCAGATATCGAAATGTTTTTATCAACAAAGAAGGAAAATGCGGATGAAAAAATTCGTGTGAAAACTCTATCATTAGGCGTTCTTGTTCCAGATAAATTTTATGAGCTAGCACGTAAAAATGAAGATATGTACCTATTCAGTCCATATAGCGTGGAAAAAGAATATGGTGTACCTTTCTCTTATATCGATATTACAGAAGAATATGACAACCTAGTTGCTAATCCAAATATCCGTAAAAAGAAAATCAAAGCGCGTGACTTGGAAAATGAAATTTCTAAATTGCAGCAAGAATCAGGCTATCCTTATATCGTCAATATAGATACAGCAAACAAGCAAAACCCAATTGACGGAAAAATCATCATGAGTAACCTATGTTCAGAAATCTTGCAAGTACAAACACCTTCTGTTATCAATGGAAAACAGGAATACGAGGTACTTGGAACAGATATCAGTTGTAATCTAGGTTCAACAAATATTGTTAACTTGATGGAAAGTCCTGACTTTGGTAAATCTGTTCGTGCCATGACGCGTGCATTGACATTTGTTACAGATTCTTCTGAAATTGATGTGGTTCCTACGATTCAAAACGGCAATAAGCTCAGTCATACGATTGGTTTAGGTGCTATGGGTCTGCATACCTTCTTTGCGAAAAATCATATGATGTATGGTTCTGAAGAATCCTTGGATTTCACAAATATCTATTTCATGTTGTTGAACTACTGGACCTTAGTAGAAAGCAATAACATTGCTAGAGAATATAAAAAATCATTCCATAACTTTGAAAAATCTGCTTATGCAGATGGAACTTACTTTGATAAATATACAGATGGAAGCTTTACGCCTCAATTTGATAAAGTAAAAGAATTGTTTGGCGATATCTTTATTCCAACAGCAGAGGACTGGAAACAGCTGCGTGATGCTATTATGACTGACGGTTTATATCATCAAAATCGTTTAGCAGTTGCACCAAATGGCTCTATCTCTTATATCAATGATACAAGTGCCAGCATCCACCCTATCACGCGAATGATTGAAGAACGCCAAGAAAAGAAAATTGGGAAAATTTACTACCCTGCAGCTTATCTGGCAAATGACACGATTCCTTACTACACCTCTGCCTATGATATGGATATGCGTAAAGTCATTGATGTTTACGCGACTGCCCAACAGCATGTGGACCAAGGAATGAGCCTGACATTGTTCATGCGTTCAGAAATACCGGAAGGCCTTTATGAATGGAAAGAGGGCACAAAACAGACAACTAGAGATCTGAATATCCTGCGTCATTACGCTTTCCACAAGGGGATCAAATCAATATACTACGTACGGACCTTTACAGAGGATTCCGAAGAAATCGGAAGCAATCAATGTGAAAGCTGTGTGATTTAA
- the nrdF gene encoding class 1b ribonucleoside-diphosphate reductase subunit beta: MATYYEAINWNEIEDIIDKSTWEKLTEQFWLDTRIPLSNDLDDWRTLSDMEKQTVGYVFGGLTLLDTVQSESGMDQLRKDVRTPHEEAVLNNIQFMESVHAKSYSSIFSTLNTKKEIEDIFEWTNTNVYLQKKAERINEIYKNGTPLEKKVASVFLETFLFYSGFYTPLYYLGNNKLANVAEIIKLIIRDESVHGTYIGYKFQLGFNELSEEEQEAMKAWMYDLLYELYENEERYTEELYDELGWTEEVKTFLRYNANKALMNLGMDPMFGDTANDVNPIVMNGLSTGTSNHDFFSQVGNGYLLGQVEAMKDDDYLIGLD, from the coding sequence ATGGCAACTTATTATGAAGCGATCAACTGGAACGAGATCGAAGATATCATCGATAAATCAACTTGGGAAAAACTGACAGAACAATTCTGGTTAGATACGCGTATTCCTTTGTCCAATGACTTGGATGACTGGCGTACACTCTCTGACATGGAAAAGCAAACTGTCGGTTATGTGTTTGGTGGCCTAACATTACTTGATACGGTCCAATCCGAAAGTGGAATGGATCAACTAAGAAAAGACGTGCGTACCCCCCATGAAGAAGCCGTGCTAAACAATATTCAATTCATGGAATCTGTTCATGCAAAAAGCTATTCTTCTATTTTCAGTACACTGAATACAAAAAAGGAAATCGAAGATATTTTTGAATGGACAAATACAAATGTTTACCTGCAGAAAAAAGCAGAAAGAATCAATGAAATTTATAAAAATGGAACACCCTTAGAGAAAAAAGTAGCCAGTGTCTTCTTAGAAACTTTTCTTTTCTATTCCGGCTTTTATACGCCGCTTTATTATTTAGGGAACAACAAGCTGGCAAATGTAGCTGAAATAATCAAGCTGATCATACGTGATGAATCTGTGCATGGTACCTATATCGGCTACAAGTTCCAGTTGGGCTTCAACGAGCTGTCTGAAGAGGAACAAGAAGCGATGAAAGCATGGATGTATGACCTTCTCTATGAGCTGTACGAAAATGAAGAGCGTTATACAGAGGAATTGTATGATGAACTTGGTTGGACAGAGGAAGTTAAAACCTTCTTACGCTACAATGCGAATAAAGCATTGATGAATCTCGGCATGGATCCTATGTTTGGAGATACTGCTAATGACGTCAATCCAATCGTTATGAACGGATTATCTACAGGAACAAGCAACCATGATTTCTTCTCTCAAGTAGGGAATGGGTATCTGCTTGGACAAGTGGAAGCGATGAAAGATGACGACTATTTAATTGGACTGGATTAA
- a CDS encoding AI-2E family transporter: MGSLFKQSKLLFWTVEIVLTIIGIFFLMQMPNIFAPVIGMVSALFLPLLVAGFFYYMFDPIVLFLEKHKIPRLVGFFITLIVLVILIALVVMNVVPQLVNQFLELSESIPMYAEGINNWLVDLSQREELRSFNLQEELAQANITISNILNVAIVGVTNSLSTIVGALMKFFVLLFTVPFILFFMFKDGHKFLDAVSKFFPKSIRKELRETVKEMNQTLSAYISSTILDALIIGIMSFIALSLLNQPYSMLLAVFCGVTNIIPYVGPFIGAVPVILVGIFVSPLQALYGAIAILVIQQLDGNLIKPLLMGKSLSVHPLTIILVLIAAGSIGGIIGMLICIPVYAVIKTLVLNVRKIYLLRKESSIEIEK, encoded by the coding sequence ATGGGTTCTTTGTTTAAGCAGTCCAAGTTGTTGTTTTGGACAGTAGAAATAGTTTTAACGATTATTGGTATCTTCTTTTTAATGCAGATGCCAAATATTTTCGCACCGGTCATTGGCATGGTTTCAGCGTTGTTTCTGCCTTTACTTGTTGCTGGCTTCTTTTATTACATGTTTGATCCCATCGTTCTTTTTTTGGAGAAGCATAAGATTCCTCGACTAGTTGGATTTTTTATTACGCTGATTGTTTTGGTCATTTTGATTGCTTTAGTTGTGATGAATGTGGTTCCGCAGTTGGTGAATCAATTTCTTGAGTTGAGCGAGTCAATTCCGATGTATGCAGAAGGGATCAATAACTGGTTAGTTGATTTAAGTCAACGTGAGGAGCTGCGAAGCTTTAATCTTCAGGAAGAATTAGCACAGGCAAACATAACCATCAGTAATATTTTGAATGTTGCGATCGTTGGCGTGACGAATAGCCTGTCAACGATTGTTGGAGCTTTGATGAAATTCTTTGTTTTGTTGTTCACAGTTCCCTTCATCCTTTTCTTTATGTTTAAAGACGGGCATAAATTTCTTGATGCTGTATCTAAATTTTTCCCGAAGAGTATCCGTAAAGAATTGCGTGAAACGGTAAAGGAAATGAATCAGACATTATCCGCGTATATCAGCAGTACAATTTTGGATGCGTTGATCATCGGTATCATGAGCTTTATCGCTTTATCCTTGTTGAATCAGCCTTATAGTATGCTTTTAGCTGTTTTCTGTGGTGTGACCAATATTATTCCATATGTAGGGCCATTTATCGGGGCAGTACCGGTTATTCTAGTCGGGATATTTGTTTCTCCGTTACAGGCGCTATATGGAGCAATTGCGATACTTGTCATTCAGCAATTAGATGGGAATCTGATTAAGCCACTGTTAATGGGTAAGTCGTTAAGTGTTCATCCGTTAACGATCATTTTAGTGCTGATTGCAGCAGGTAGTATTGGTGGAATTATCGGTATGCTGATCTGTATTCCGGTATATGCAGTGATTAAAACATTAGTATTGAATGTACGTAAAATTTATCTGTTGAGAAAAGAAAGTTCGATAGAGATAGAGAAATAG
- a CDS encoding tyrosine-protein phosphatase, which yields MNLANFRELGGIRTNDGKIVKHNRLLRSGEVYQLNEKSLDALHTHELVKIIDLRGEKEINTRPDDQLANVAYEWIDIMKEVHHDASLEDLFDVSDIGAVDRHMMEIYENLILNTGAQQGYRQYFHELLSTEKGSVLFHCFAGKDRTGIAAALTLELLEVSKEAIYKDYLETNVQRQKPNELFLAEAAANGMSSEQLAGIKVAMEVKKDYLDYAYQLVDQNFGGIEKYTQDVLKLSKGDIQLLRHMYAE from the coding sequence ATGAATTTAGCGAACTTTAGAGAATTAGGTGGAATCAGAACAAACGATGGGAAAATAGTGAAGCATAACCGATTACTTCGTTCAGGAGAAGTCTATCAGCTGAATGAAAAAAGTCTGGATGCACTTCACACCCATGAACTGGTAAAAATTATTGATTTACGTGGTGAAAAGGAAATCAATACGCGTCCAGATGATCAGTTGGCAAATGTTGCCTACGAATGGATCGATATCATGAAGGAAGTTCATCATGATGCCAGTCTGGAGGATTTGTTTGATGTCTCAGATATCGGGGCCGTTGACCGCCATATGATGGAGATTTATGAAAACTTGATTCTTAATACAGGGGCACAACAAGGATATAGACAATATTTTCATGAGTTGCTTTCTACTGAAAAAGGAAGTGTCCTATTCCATTGCTTTGCAGGAAAAGATCGGACAGGGATTGCGGCAGCATTAACATTAGAGCTGTTAGAAGTATCAAAAGAAGCCATCTATAAGGACTATCTGGAAACAAATGTGCAACGTCAAAAACCAAATGAGTTATTTTTGGCAGAGGCTGCAGCTAACGGTATGAGTTCGGAACAGCTAGCTGGAATCAAGGTTGCGATGGAAGTAAAGAAAGATTACTTGGATTATGCGTATCAATTAGTTGATCAAAACTTTGGTGGTATTGAAAAATACACACAGGATGTTTTGAAGCTTAGTAAAGGCGATATCCAATTATTACGTCACATGTACGCTGAATAA
- a CDS encoding MgtC/SapB family protein gives MLTIPEIVLRLSLSMIIGGTIGFERQYKNRPAGMRTHILVCMGATVIALIQDEIALSALRDAMAYPEISGVIRSDQARLIAQVVSGIGFLGAGTIIVTKRSVTGLTTAASLWAVAGLGIAIGMGYYAIALTSFVGVFIALTLIKRIIHVPTIKKLEIRYVHKQETKEFINQYFEQHKIEIEDVNFDVDITGSTRIYTNIYTIELPRGMTYAEVIEELSIHENITKLRLVSI, from the coding sequence ATGTTAACCATTCCTGAGATTGTTCTGCGCTTGTCTCTTTCGATGATTATTGGTGGGACGATTGGTTTTGAACGACAATATAAAAATCGTCCGGCAGGTATGCGCACGCATATCCTCGTTTGTATGGGGGCAACAGTGATTGCGCTGATACAAGATGAAATTGCTCTTTCTGCATTGAGGGATGCGATGGCGTATCCGGAAATATCTGGTGTGATTCGTTCAGATCAAGCAAGGTTGATTGCTCAGGTCGTGAGTGGCATAGGGTTTCTAGGAGCAGGAACGATCATCGTTACCAAGCGTTCAGTCACAGGACTGACAACTGCAGCATCTTTATGGGCGGTTGCAGGACTTGGTATTGCGATTGGTATGGGGTATTATGCTATTGCACTAACAAGTTTTGTTGGTGTGTTTATCGCTCTGACTCTAATCAAAAGAATTATTCATGTACCGACAATAAAGAAATTAGAGATCCGTTATGTCCACAAGCAAGAGACAAAAGAATTTATCAATCAGTATTTTGAACAGCATAAAATTGAGATCGAGGATGTCAATTTTGATGTGGATATCACTGGTAGCACTAGAATTTATACAAATATCTATACAATCGAGCTTCCAAGAGGAATGACCTATGCCGAAGTGATTGAAGAACTATCGATCCATGAAAATATCACTAAACTACGTTTAGTCAGTATATAA
- a CDS encoding pilus assembly protein N-terminal domain-containing protein, giving the protein MGQKVEVAFMNEQYENNKQAVFGWDQRTATSGVSWNTSKAYYQEGEYIYINVYTINITDGNAQFHFSLKKDVTNPQPIYTKAVTISNKQNITLKPADAKTFTYAVDTYCTKKIELISDDPTVAEVVADGAKQFKIIAKGPGKTTIRVKDVSGSNLEDSLEVTVNP; this is encoded by the coding sequence ATGGGACAAAAAGTAGAAGTAGCATTCATGAACGAGCAATATGAAAATAATAAACAGGCTGTATTTGGCTGGGATCAACGAACGGCGACATCCGGTGTTTCATGGAATACCTCAAAAGCGTATTATCAAGAAGGGGAATATATCTATATCAATGTTTATACAATCAATATTACCGATGGCAATGCACAATTCCATTTCTCTTTGAAGAAGGATGTGACAAACCCACAGCCGATCTACACAAAAGCTGTAACAATCAGTAATAAGCAAAATATTACATTGAAACCAGCGGATGCAAAGACTTTTACGTATGCGGTAGATACCTATTGCACCAAGAAAATAGAATTGATCTCCGATGATCCAACTGTAGCAGAAGTAGTTGCAGATGGAGCGAAGCAGTTCAAAATTATTGCAAAAGGACCAGGGAAAACAACCATTCGAGTGAAGGATGTCAGTGGCAGTAACTTGGAAGATTCGTTAGAAGTGACTGTTAATCCGTAG
- a CDS encoding M6 family metalloprotease domain-containing protein: MKKKRKGLYVGLLSVAVLSTAFLCPKEVKAAPSVAEEQVLQQPNGTEIKGTQYGDEFFNYVAGEDGSVYERKDDNYWYYKVEDTNARSVGAKVGIDPKPANVVQKGELLKEDTGEVRRQTFNRQLKNQQTSKWNQQQNLLVVRVEFSDVKLSSSEEEWQKKIFSEEGSTLKSFYTEQTNGRIDIQPVKDTDTVKNGILTVSLEQEHPDTREGFGFNTGVFTGEVLKKIKDQIDFSMYDTDNDKIIDSNELHVMFIVAGYERSDGDYGKGVWAHKGWVNRDISIDGLKVQEFTIFGEKMGFRGKTSTIGVICHEFGHDLGLPDLYNLDSTNGSGIGITSVMSYGCSGAISKHNGLYWEVEESGTTPVGLDAYSKIQLGASFEELDANKVYEKQLKALSKDTEPTIFKIQTQNPNEYFLIENRQVTGFDRGLTRYVENMPGGITIYLVNTDYDNNYHNDMQLVTSLEADEGLIGYSRYRNNELFHSNPFFYKGETEKGNQQQPNQVTKITSPSTKLADGSYFDTEMTVLSDNSNEMTVRIGLPIELKEINVDFAELTLEIGESKQLQATLVPENATDKQLTWLSSDEAIASVDETGKITAKDGGKTKVTAKNQSGSVSATCEVTVKEKAIAVEDIVINRNLSLMVGEEKKADFSLVPENASTKFLEFEIEDTSVAIVDESGIVTGKKNGQTKLTISTKDQLKKKELCVLVGDDYPNVKDSAEKIDSNKEYEGIVNYYNDEDWFEVERPADGSDLMIKVGRKGYNNLPTVVKEYQDMSGVWRVFPNYQTAPYASDENNDFFITLLSSIEYQKIRFNVKYTSSLEPMQEYTVTVMTYDQSKITKPTTGQTVYEVAVGETIQLDIENTNGFMKKVETSQGSSGKNSLFEFTEDFKVTGIKPGKY; encoded by the coding sequence ATGAAAAAGAAAAGAAAAGGTTTGTATGTTGGATTATTAAGTGTTGCTGTTCTTTCGACAGCGTTTCTTTGTCCAAAAGAAGTGAAGGCTGCCCCTTCTGTAGCGGAAGAACAAGTATTACAGCAACCAAATGGAACAGAAATCAAAGGAACACAATACGGAGACGAGTTCTTCAATTATGTGGCTGGAGAAGATGGCAGTGTCTATGAGAGAAAAGATGATAATTATTGGTATTACAAAGTTGAGGACACTAATGCTAGAAGTGTAGGAGCAAAAGTTGGTATTGATCCAAAACCAGCAAACGTTGTTCAAAAGGGTGAGTTGTTGAAAGAAGATACTGGTGAGGTAAGGCGTCAGACTTTTAATCGACAGCTGAAAAATCAACAAACTAGTAAATGGAATCAACAACAAAATCTACTAGTAGTAAGAGTCGAGTTTTCTGATGTAAAACTTTCTAGTTCGGAAGAAGAATGGCAGAAAAAAATTTTTTCAGAAGAAGGAAGTACATTGAAGAGTTTCTATACAGAACAGACCAATGGCCGAATTGACATACAACCTGTTAAAGATACAGACACTGTAAAGAATGGAATTCTAACTGTTAGCTTGGAACAAGAACACCCAGATACACGCGAAGGGTTTGGTTTTAATACAGGAGTATTTACTGGTGAAGTTCTAAAAAAAATCAAAGATCAGATTGATTTCTCAATGTATGATACAGATAATGATAAAATTATCGATTCAAACGAGCTCCATGTTATGTTTATTGTTGCTGGATATGAACGGAGTGATGGAGACTATGGAAAAGGGGTATGGGCGCATAAAGGATGGGTTAATCGAGATATATCAATTGACGGTTTAAAAGTACAAGAATTTACCATATTTGGCGAAAAAATGGGATTTCGGGGTAAGACGTCCACCATTGGTGTTATTTGCCATGAGTTTGGCCATGATTTAGGGCTACCGGATTTATATAATTTAGACAGCACTAATGGCTCAGGGATAGGAATAACTAGTGTGATGAGCTATGGGTGTTCTGGAGCTATCAGTAAGCATAATGGATTATATTGGGAAGTAGAGGAGTCTGGTACTACTCCTGTAGGACTGGACGCGTATTCTAAGATTCAATTGGGTGCATCTTTTGAAGAATTAGATGCAAATAAGGTTTATGAAAAACAGTTGAAGGCTCTTTCTAAAGACACAGAACCAACTATTTTTAAAATTCAAACTCAGAATCCGAATGAGTATTTTTTAATAGAAAATAGGCAAGTAACTGGTTTTGATAGGGGCTTAACTAGGTATGTAGAAAATATGCCTGGTGGAATTACTATTTATCTTGTAAATACTGATTATGATAATAATTATCATAATGACATGCAGTTAGTAACTTCTCTTGAAGCTGACGAAGGCTTGATTGGCTATTCTCGCTATAGAAACAATGAATTGTTTCATAGTAATCCATTCTTCTATAAAGGTGAAACAGAAAAAGGAAACCAACAGCAACCAAATCAGGTAACCAAGATTACTTCCCCATCAACTAAGTTAGCTGATGGTAGCTATTTTGATACAGAAATGACGGTACTGTCTGATAACTCAAATGAAATGACTGTTAGGATTGGCTTACCGATAGAACTTAAAGAAATCAATGTGGATTTTGCTGAGTTAACTCTTGAAATAGGAGAATCTAAGCAACTCCAAGCAACATTAGTACCGGAAAATGCAACAGACAAACAGTTAACTTGGTTAAGCTCTGATGAAGCAATTGCTTCTGTTGATGAAACAGGAAAGATTACAGCAAAGGATGGCGGAAAAACTAAAGTAACAGCAAAAAATCAAAGTGGTTCTGTATCTGCGACCTGTGAAGTTACTGTAAAGGAAAAAGCGATTGCTGTTGAAGATATCGTCATAAATAGAAATTTGAGTCTAATGGTTGGGGAAGAGAAGAAAGCGGATTTCAGCTTAGTTCCTGAAAACGCAAGTACAAAGTTTTTAGAATTTGAAATAGAAGATACATCCGTTGCTATTGTTGATGAGTCAGGCATTGTAACAGGTAAAAAGAACGGTCAAACAAAACTGACTATTTCGACAAAAGATCAGTTAAAGAAAAAAGAACTATGTGTATTAGTAGGTGATGACTATCCAAACGTAAAGGATAGTGCTGAAAAAATTGATAGTAATAAGGAATATGAAGGAATCGTGAATTACTATAACGACGAAGACTGGTTTGAAGTAGAGCGACCGGCGGATGGTTCGGATTTGATGATCAAAGTGGGCAGAAAAGGCTATAATAACTTGCCAACAGTTGTCAAAGAGTACCAAGATATGTCTGGTGTGTGGCGAGTGTTTCCTAACTATCAAACCGCGCCGTATGCCAGTGATGAAAACAATGATTTCTTTATCACCCTGTTGTCCTCTATCGAGTATCAAAAGATTCGTTTTAATGTGAAATATACTTCTAGTTTAGAACCAATGCAGGAGTATACAGTCACAGTCATGACATATGATCAGTCAAAAATAACCAAGCCAACAACTGGACAAACAGTTTATGAAGTAGCTGTGGGTGAAACGATTCAGCTGGACATCGAAAACACCAATGGATTTATGAAAAAGGTAGAAACTTCACAGGGGAGCAGTGGAAAGAATAGTTTGTTTGAATTTACTGAGGATTTTAAGGTAACGGGTATAAAACCAGGAAAATACTAA